A region from the Aquimarina sp. ERC-38 genome encodes:
- a CDS encoding lycopene cyclase family protein yields the protein MTESYDYIILGGGAAGLSLAYLMSNEPFFSNKKILLLEKEEKDKNDRIWCYWETEQGLWNNLITKKWEQIKFIGDQFKKEVPIQPYAYKCLRSIDFYRKTKLEIHKTGLIEIRKEEVVSFKDQSETVEVITTKNKYQALHIFSSISFDKEYKKQKIYPLLNQHFIGWFIKTNEPVFDEDIATFMDFSIPQEANTRFMYLLPFSTTEALFEYTLFSEDLLPTEQYEKGITDYLDNLGIIDYTITEKERGCIPMTSYDFARNNSKNILHIGTVGGWTKASTGFTFQNTTRKTKELVTYLKTGQTNLKNFNRRTRFWGYDLLFLDVLYQYNHRGAELFSLLFQKNKVTTILRFLEEKTTLSEEIKIMASMPTMLFAKTLFKRIFRMRSK from the coding sequence ATGACAGAATCGTATGACTACATCATTTTAGGAGGGGGAGCAGCCGGGTTAAGTCTCGCTTATTTAATGAGCAACGAACCATTTTTCAGTAATAAAAAGATTTTACTTTTAGAAAAAGAAGAAAAAGATAAAAATGACCGAATCTGGTGTTACTGGGAAACCGAACAGGGTCTTTGGAATAATCTTATTACAAAAAAATGGGAACAGATTAAATTTATAGGAGATCAATTTAAAAAAGAAGTTCCTATCCAACCCTATGCTTATAAATGCTTGAGAAGTATCGATTTTTACCGAAAAACCAAACTAGAAATACATAAGACAGGTTTAATTGAAATTAGAAAAGAAGAAGTAGTTTCTTTTAAAGATCAAAGTGAAACGGTAGAAGTGATTACCACTAAAAATAAATACCAGGCACTACACATATTTTCGAGCATTTCATTTGATAAGGAATATAAAAAGCAGAAAATATACCCGCTACTCAATCAACATTTTATAGGTTGGTTTATTAAAACTAATGAACCCGTATTTGACGAGGATATCGCTACTTTCATGGATTTTAGTATTCCTCAAGAGGCTAATACCCGTTTTATGTATCTCTTACCTTTTTCTACTACCGAAGCTTTATTTGAATATACCTTATTTTCTGAAGATTTACTACCCACTGAACAATATGAAAAAGGAATTACCGATTATCTGGACAATTTGGGAATAATAGACTATACCATTACAGAAAAGGAGAGAGGTTGTATCCCTATGACCAGTTATGATTTTGCTAGGAATAATTCTAAAAACATCTTACATATAGGTACGGTAGGAGGGTGGACAAAAGCAAGTACTGGTTTCACCTTTCAAAATACCACAAGAAAAACCAAAGAATTAGTTACCTATCTTAAAACAGGACAAACCAATCTTAAAAATTTCAATCGCCGAACCCGATTTTGGGGATATGACCTTCTGTTTTTGGATGTTCTATATCAATATAACCACAGAGGTGCAGAACTGTTTTCACTATTATTTCAAAAAAATAAAGTGACTACCATACTTAGATTTTTAGAAGAAAAAACTACTCTGTCCGAAGAAATTAAAATAATGGCTTCTATGCCTACCATGTTGTTTGCTAAGACTCTTTTTAAAAGAATATTTAGAATGCGTAGCAAGTAG
- a CDS encoding TerB family tellurite resistance protein has product MIKWFAAIIGFAFFRIPGAVLGFIIGSFIDSGGIQLSGSFNTGRSSGPPNRNNQVSPSDFELNLLSLCSIVIKADGKVNQRELDYVRQYFVSAYGKERANATFRTFNEVIKNREISAQRICAFLSRHTQYPARLQIIHFLFGIANADGHVSEAEAREIEKMAGFLRVGFQDFESIKAMFFKTGDQHYKILEIEKTATDAEVKKAYRTMAKKYHPDKVQHMDEVHIKGAEAKFKEVQKAYEQIQKERGLA; this is encoded by the coding sequence ATGATTAAGTGGTTTGCTGCTATTATAGGGTTTGCCTTTTTTAGGATTCCCGGTGCGGTCTTGGGTTTTATTATCGGAAGTTTTATAGATTCGGGTGGAATCCAGTTAAGCGGAAGTTTTAACACCGGAAGAAGTTCCGGACCTCCTAACAGAAACAATCAGGTTTCTCCCAGTGACTTTGAATTGAACCTACTTTCCTTATGTTCCATCGTTATAAAAGCCGACGGAAAGGTAAATCAACGAGAATTGGATTATGTACGTCAGTACTTTGTAAGTGCCTACGGTAAAGAAAGAGCAAATGCTACCTTCCGAACCTTTAACGAAGTAATTAAAAACCGTGAAATTTCAGCACAACGGATTTGTGCTTTTCTTTCTCGTCATACGCAGTACCCGGCTCGTTTGCAAATTATACATTTCTTATTTGGTATTGCTAATGCGGATGGTCATGTCAGTGAAGCCGAAGCCCGGGAAATTGAAAAGATGGCTGGTTTTTTACGGGTGGGTTTTCAGGATTTTGAAAGTATCAAAGCCATGTTCTTTAAAACAGGAGATCAGCATTACAAAATCCTGGAAATCGAAAAGACGGCCACAGACGCCGAAGTGAAGAAAGCATATCGAACCATGGCTAAAAAGTACCATCCGGATAAAGTCCAACATATGGACGAAGTGCATATTAAAGGTGCTGAGGCTAAATTTAAAGAAGTACAAAAAGCCTACGAACAAATTCAAAAAGAGAGAGGTCTAGCTTAA
- a CDS encoding BrxA/BrxB family bacilliredoxin translates to MYPADLVKPMREDLTAIGFNELHTAEEVDKAIEKEGTTLVVVNSVCGCAAANARPGAKASLHNDKKPDNLVTVFAGVDREATDKARGHMVPFPPSSPSMALFKNGELVHMLERHHIEGRPAEMIAENLKDAYNEYC, encoded by the coding sequence ATGTATCCAGCAGATTTAGTAAAACCAATGCGTGAAGATTTAACAGCTATTGGTTTTAATGAACTACATACCGCCGAAGAAGTAGATAAGGCTATAGAAAAAGAAGGAACTACCTTAGTAGTTGTTAATTCCGTGTGCGGATGTGCAGCGGCAAATGCAAGACCGGGAGCTAAAGCATCTTTACACAATGATAAAAAACCGGATAACCTGGTTACCGTTTTTGCCGGCGTGGATAGAGAAGCAACAGATAAGGCAAGAGGTCATATGGTTCCTTTTCCTCCGTCCTCTCCATCCATGGCATTGTTCAAAAACGGAGAATTAGTACATATGCTAGAAAGACATCATATTGAAGGGCGTCCTGCTGAAATGATAGCAGAAAATTTAAAAGATGCTTATAACGAATATTGCTAG
- a CDS encoding lysophospholipid acyltransferase family protein, whose product MEILQKLLSYPLSVLFYFLFGSTLLIFHPLQWLALKLGGASGHRSMVNIMNLCLLRCLHVLGTTISMKMYDRLPYRRPIIFVSNHQSMFDIPLISWFVRRQKPKFISKIELGKGIPSISFNLRNGGNVLIDRKNPKQSIPAIGKFARFIQVNNFAAVIFPEGTRSKDGQLKPFATTGIKLLLKNIPDALVVPLVVHNSWKLLKFGNFPMGLGVQLKLEVLEPVNMRMIGSPEEVIDNVRSRMLRAIQK is encoded by the coding sequence ATGGAGATTCTACAAAAGCTGTTATCTTATCCACTCTCTGTATTGTTTTATTTTTTATTTGGAAGTACCCTTCTGATTTTTCATCCTTTGCAATGGTTAGCATTAAAATTGGGGGGAGCTTCAGGTCATAGGTCTATGGTAAATATAATGAACCTGTGTCTTTTGCGTTGTCTTCATGTTTTAGGAACCACAATTTCTATGAAAATGTATGATAGGCTACCTTATAGAAGACCTATCATTTTTGTATCTAACCATCAGAGTATGTTTGATATACCTCTTATTTCGTGGTTTGTACGCAGACAAAAACCAAAATTTATATCAAAAATAGAACTAGGGAAAGGCATCCCCAGTATTTCTTTTAATCTAAGAAATGGCGGAAATGTATTAATTGATCGCAAAAACCCTAAACAATCCATACCGGCAATAGGTAAATTCGCCAGGTTCATTCAGGTTAATAATTTTGCAGCAGTTATCTTTCCGGAAGGTACTAGGAGCAAAGATGGTCAGTTAAAACCCTTTGCTACAACCGGAATAAAATTATTACTTAAGAACATTCCGGATGCTTTAGTTGTACCTTTGGTGGTTCATAATAGCTGGAAATTGCTTAAATTCGGTAACTTTCCGATGGGATTAGGAGTTCAACTTAAATTGGAAGTGCTGGAACCGGTAAATATGAGAATGATTGGAAGCCCGGAAGAAGTGATTGATAATGTTCGAAGTCGCATGTTACGCGCAATTCAAAAGTAG
- a CDS encoding acyl-ACP desaturase: MAIDNIRLEVMQLLEKKIDTYVSQFLIPIDKVWQPTDFLPDSQNPDTFFDEVKELRELAKELPYDFWVVLVGDTITEEALPTYESWLMDVKGIDQHDGSQGNGWSKWVRYWTSEENRHGDVLNKYLYLSGRVNMIEIERTTQHLINDGFDIGTDRDPYKNFVYTSFQELATYISHNRVAKLARSYSNKSLSKMCKIISGDEMRHYNAYSEFVRSIFEVDPSQMMIAFKDMMKHKIIMPAHFLRESGDAIGTAFEEFSYAAQRIGVYTGQDYIDIMQKLIDKWQIDKLTDLTEEAEKARDFVMKLPARMQRLSERIKIPEKSFQFKWVEPALVK, from the coding sequence ATGGCTATAGACAACATTAGGTTAGAAGTAATGCAATTGTTGGAAAAAAAAATCGATACCTATGTATCCCAATTTTTGATTCCAATTGATAAGGTTTGGCAACCCACTGATTTTTTACCGGATTCACAAAATCCGGACACATTTTTTGACGAGGTTAAAGAGCTTAGAGAATTGGCTAAAGAATTACCCTATGATTTTTGGGTAGTACTGGTAGGAGATACCATTACGGAAGAGGCACTTCCAACGTATGAGTCCTGGTTGATGGATGTAAAAGGGATTGATCAACATGACGGCAGTCAGGGAAACGGTTGGTCAAAATGGGTTCGGTACTGGACTAGTGAAGAAAACAGGCATGGGGATGTACTAAACAAGTATCTATATTTATCCGGAAGGGTCAATATGATTGAGATTGAACGTACGACACAGCATTTGATTAATGATGGTTTTGATATTGGAACAGATAGAGATCCGTATAAGAATTTTGTATATACCAGTTTTCAGGAATTAGCTACTTATATATCACATAACCGGGTAGCTAAATTAGCACGTAGTTATTCTAATAAGTCGCTTTCTAAAATGTGTAAGATCATATCTGGAGACGAAATGCGCCATTATAATGCATATAGCGAGTTTGTACGTAGTATTTTTGAAGTAGATCCAAGCCAAATGATGATTGCTTTTAAAGATATGATGAAACATAAAATTATCATGCCCGCTCATTTCTTAAGAGAATCCGGAGATGCGATTGGAACTGCTTTTGAAGAATTCTCGTATGCCGCACAGCGTATTGGAGTATATACGGGTCAGGATTATATTGATATTATGCAAAAGTTAATTGACAAATGGCAAATCGATAAATTAACAGATCTCACCGAAGAAGCTGAAAAAGCCCGTGATTTTGTGATGAAATTACCAGCTAGAATGCAACGTTTAAGTGAGCGGATTAAAATACCTGAAAAGAGTTTTCAATTTAAGTGGGTAGAACCAGCTTTGGTAAAGTAA
- a CDS encoding HD domain-containing protein has protein sequence MTEVQTKQIEETIGFVKNTLQEAEGGHDWFHTQRVFRNALHIGEEENADLFIVGLGALLHDIADSKFYDGDEDIGPQMAQDFMNKIKVSKSVQQEVIRIIQHISFKGGNFKQGYKSIELDVVQDADRLDALGAIGIARCFNYGGFKNRKLYDPEILPDLKMDKETYKKSEAPTINHFYEKLLLLKDRMNTNTGKQLAEERHNYMENFLEQFYREWNMDIKQL, from the coding sequence TTGACTGAAGTTCAAACTAAACAAATAGAAGAAACCATTGGGTTCGTAAAAAACACTTTGCAAGAAGCGGAGGGTGGACATGATTGGTTTCATACGCAAAGAGTATTCCGAAATGCGTTACACATAGGAGAAGAAGAAAACGCGGATTTATTTATCGTAGGTTTAGGAGCCTTACTTCATGATATTGCAGACTCAAAGTTTTATGACGGTGATGAAGATATTGGTCCTCAAATGGCACAAGACTTTATGAATAAAATCAAAGTAAGTAAGTCTGTACAACAAGAAGTAATTCGTATCATTCAGCATATTTCTTTTAAAGGAGGTAACTTTAAACAAGGTTATAAATCCATTGAACTGGATGTAGTTCAGGATGCAGATCGGTTGGATGCCCTGGGCGCTATCGGGATTGCCCGTTGTTTTAACTACGGCGGATTTAAAAATCGAAAATTATACGATCCTGAAATACTTCCTGATCTCAAAATGGATAAGGAGACTTATAAAAAGTCCGAAGCTCCGACAATCAATCATTTTTACGAAAAATTATTGTTGCTAAAAGACCGGATGAATACAAATACGGGTAAGCAACTGGCAGAAGAGCGTCATAACTATATGGAAAATTTCTTAGAACAGTTTTATAGGGAGTGGAATATGGATATTAAACAACTTTAA